ggtcccataaatgagttggtgtatgtcaaacaaccccccgggttcgaagatccctatttcaccgatcatgtgtatcaactccacaaggcgctctatggccttaaacaagccccacgtgcgtggtatgagcatcttacggagttgttacaagatcgtggattcgaaatcgggaaaatcgaccccactctttttactaagaaggtcaaaggggagttgtttgtgtgccaactatatgttgatgatattatttttggttcccctaacaaagccttcaatgaagaatttgccgctctcatgacctcaaagttcaagatgtctatgatgggagagttgaagttctttctcggattcaaaatcaaacaaagaagagaaggaaccttcatcaaccaagccaaatacactcaagacatgctatagagattcaagctaagtgatgtcaagccggcttccactccaatgcccaccaagtgccaacttgacattgatcccaatggtaaagtggtggatcaaaaggtatatcgctccatgattggatccttgctttacctttgtgcatccagaccggatatcatgttgagtgtgggaatttgtgcacggtttcaagccgcacctaaggaaagccactttgtggcggtcaagcgaatctttcgatatttggctcataccccaaactttggcttatggtacccaagaggagcaaacttcaagcttgtaggttattcggactccgattgggcgggagacaaagtggataggaagtccacttccggagggtgccaatttcttggttgctctttggtaagttggtcttctaaaaagcaaagttgtgtgtctctctcgtccaccgaagcggagtatgtggcggccaaGAGTtgctgtgcacaactcttatggatgaggcaaactttaaaggattacggtgtcatttgtgacaaagtgcctctttggtgtgacaatgaaagtgccatcaagatttctcttaacccggtgcaacacttcaagacgaagcatattgagattcggtatcacttcatccgggatcatattaggcgaggggagatcgaactcaactatgtcaacactcatgataaccttgcagatattttcacgaagtcgttggatgaagcaagatttcgcgagttaaggcatgagctaaatatcattgattcgagcaatgtggtttgaacctttgcacacccctcacattcatcatgcattcttgtctaggtgtaggcatggacttagggggagtgttgttctctcaatgaactcttcctccccccataatgcataaactaatctcactcttccacattagccatttttgatggtacttgtgcttcaaagacgagttttggtcatggacccaaggataattcttcgcggtgccataccaattgactcaaacataggtggcctcggccaccgccctctcgtgtAGAGGTGTGTGGTTCTTGTTCTCGTGCTGGTGCTCTTGTTGCTTTGTGTTGGTTTTCTCTTCTTGCTGTCGTTTCCCTTCTTTTCCTTTTGTGCCATAGGTGTTGAGTCGTTTtttgagttgcgctgggcggtactaccgttgtgaaggcgcggtactaccgcccatcaccacggtactaccgctgaggggcggggccagggggttaagtcgtgggcaggggtggtttcctcccccatacccatttgcttcgtccccttgttcctcttcctctctctccagcgccaactcgccgcgggagggctccggcggccctccgtctccggaccgttcctctccatttccttcggtggagtcgatccccacctcgccctcttgccatggatgccggtattgcccccgttcctcttctcttcttgtctagttttcaaatctcgcgttttaggggcaatagtggttgcatctctagatttttggccaaatctaggcttgagtaggttggagaaggcaactagactctttggattgatgtttggtaggtttatttttgaatttggcatccccggtagtgccggatctgaccacggcagtaggaatcctccgtgccccgtctcgggcggtactaccgcccatctggcgcggtactaccgctggagcggtactgccgctgtggaggcgcagtactaccgctggtgcggtacttccgctgtgcaggcacggtactaccgccggatgcccagttccatcgtttcctaccacatgttgatccatatttgttgtgtttatttggttttgctcgttccttctggttgtttcgtgtgtccgtgtgtttggttccaggtgatgaacatcctgagcagcaagtccgccgtgtcaaccccgagcgttcaacgtcaaagcggtacCGCACATCTGaggctgcaggtggttcttccagtgctccaccgccgccagtgggtgcttcctcaagtgccaatcctcctctcaagaagaagactgccaacaggccgaagccaagtggcaagaaggtgactgagatgactagcaaggaattctgggacaggcatcaccgcaacccatatgaggaagaccaagaacccaaccttgtcaatcgcccgttctggaaccggtttcagtatgccacctactttgacgtgatcaaggctaagaagaacctctttgtcaatgttcattccatcaacacggatgctatggagaaggaccctgagtactttggtgatgcccttcagatgtgctctcagttgaacattctcaggatcatgcagttcaacaagaactttgatgcagatttgctggctcagttctttgccgctgtccacctaggaactgatgaagataggactctgacttggatgactaatgggaatgtgctagctgtcaagtggaaggccttcatggggttgctagaggtggaagatcaagggctcgagactccagtcggatTTCGTCCTCACCACAatgtcacctccactcacaagcaagccctctggccctactgtactcggaaggtccaccctgagaccaggaaggaaacctatgagttgtctgcctatctggacatccttcaccgcatcttccgcgagactctcttccctcgtatcgggaatctggacatggtacactcttatctcgtggacatgcttctcttctgccagcgtgagaaggaagcaaacactggcgagcccctggacatctctcatgttatgtggtctgaacttcttgcggctatttctgagcgcaagtgtccgatttatggtccgttcattatgttgctcattgagaaggcctggagacgtacctatcctgaggagcagctggaaactggagagttggtttctcatgagatcaagcgtctgaggaagaaggataattggggcaTTCCTAGATCTTGAgttccatcttctgctgctgccatggagaccgagggcgagaccgatgccgatgatgacgatgaggattatgtgccttctgggacagagccttctgcggcagagccctcttgggcaaagaagctcaaacacaagatgaagaagctgttctgcaaggagtctcacggtcagtacatgactcatgtggctgagaagaaggcaagggggcgtcacaaggagcttatgcgtcagttgggtgcgacagtcaccagcggctctgagggtcagatcactgaggaggaggagtggatccagcagcactgtccgtggaccgattcagatgccgagcagtttccggctgaggacggcggtgcagatgatcacgcagagtcctgatgttcgagatcctgagcatgctctcacctggagccgtagcttagctctttgccccttttggtgtctcgatgccaaagggggagagagtctagggatttgcgtcgttgtgttgcgagtgtgtctttgtcttTTGTGCTTTCGTTGTGTTTGCTACCTTGTGCTTTGTTTGGTTTTATGTTCAGTGAGACCTtagttccagtcatatggtgtgagacatatgctaccttatccttatcATATATTTATCTATGTCTTTAGTCATTTGGTATctcatgagttgcatgcttattatgttatatatcctgctctcttgaatctcgcttaggttgttggtctctaaaatacagggggagtgttgatcctagtatgtgtgtcgtgcagtccaaagcacttatcttgatggcacatatctagggggagcccgtctatattttacagatttggggtttgcttatgtcctttgtcttttcccatttgtgcaaatcccgtattgtcatcaatccaccaaaaagggggagattgtaagggcatatttatccctaagatgttttggtgattgatgacaatgcttttgcggactaatcatgtgcattgagtgttttcagagattcatccttttggcacgagacgattccctcccctcggagcttgaagcgaagacggtgtagtcctttcgaattagtttggtggactagtttcatagggatcaccgtactatcaagagggggtccgttttggaaaggctagggcggaatcatcacgtacacttcctttgcccccctccgagcctttccgcttctatgatgggctcgttccccttctcagtgtgccctctctggtcccagcggtagtaccgcgggccggagcggtagtaccgcttatggctacaagcggtagtaccgctctaagagtggtagtaccgctctagagcagtagtaccgctgatagcccccagcagtagtaccgctgcagtctcgtgctagtaccgcctcgattcgaggggtcttttttcgtgtcgggttttacggtactagccgcggtagtgggggccgtagtaccgctcgtatgcggtagtaccgccctgaccaccgcggtagtaccgctctaggcccagcggtagtaccgcccggggtagcggtagtaccgctgtgatcagcggtagtaccgttgcctcctgcggtagtaccgctctctgcggggctggtgtggggggtaacggttggattgttccccccactatataaggaagtcttcttccccaaagttgacttacctcttcccccaaaagctccattgttgctccaagctccattttcgcccgatctctctccgtagccaatcaaacttgttgatttgctcgggattggttgagaaggccccgatctacacttccaccaagagaaatttgattccccccacttatccctagcggatcttgttagtcttgggtgtttgagcaccctagatggttgaggtcaccacggagccctagtccattgtggtgaagctttgtggtgtcgttgggagcctccaattaagttgtggagattgccccaacctgtttgtaaaggttcggtcgccgccttcaaggacaccaatagtggaatcacggcatctcacattgtgtgagggcgtgaggagaatacggtggccctagtggcttcttggggagcattgtgcctccacaccgctccaatggagacgtacttcccctcaaaaggaaggaacttcggtaacacatcctcgtcttctccggctccactcgtggttatctcgtccctttactttcgcaagtttactcgtgttatatctcttatttgcttgcatgcttgttgtcattgcatcatataggttgctcacttagttgcatatctagacaacctattttgacacaaaagtttaatttggtaaagaaaagctaaaaattgttagttgcctattcaccccccccccctcccctctagtcaactatatcgatccttNNNNNNNNNNNNNNNNNNNNNNNNNNNNNNNNNNNNNNNNNNNNNNNNNNNNNNNNNNNNNNNNNNNNNNNNNNNNNNNNNNNNNNNNNNNNNNNNNNNNNNNNNNNNNNNNNNNNNNNNNNNNNNNNNNNNNNNNNNNNNNNNNNNNNNNNNNNNNNNNNNNNNNNNNNNNNNNNNNNNNNNNNNNNNNNNNNNNNNNNNNNNNNNNNNNNNNNNNNNNNNNNNNNNNNNNNNNNNNNNNNNNNNNNNNNNNNNNATCCTTTCAAGCGCGATGTTTAGGATCCTCGTGTTAGTGATCCCAAGGCCTCCCAAGGCTTTGGGTCAACACACCCACGCCCATTTAACCATATGGTACTTGCGATTAGGGTCCgttccttcccaaaagaatttGGCCCGAGGTGTGTCCATCTTGGCGTGTACCCCTTCCGCCAACAAAAAGAGGCCCATGGCAAACATGGGCAAGGATGAAAGGCTCGAGTTGGTGAGAACGAGCCTTGCAGCCTTCGAGAGGAATTTACCTCTCCAAGGGCAAACCCTACCCCCTGACTTTGGCACATAGAGGTTCCCAATCCTTAATCGTGGGCCGTTTTGTGTCCACTGGGAGGCCAAGGTACGTAAACGGGAAATTACCCACTTTGCAGTTGAGCAAATCGGCTATACGTCGACCCTCCTCTGGCTCTACCCCCAAGTAGAGCACCTCGCAGTTGTGGAAATTAATTTTGAGACCTGACATAAGCTCAAAGCTGAGAAGAATCGCCCTGACCGTGGCAATACTATGGTGGTCCGGACGAAACATCAGCAGCGTGTCATCCGCGTACTGAAGGTGCGTCACTCCTCCTGGAATGAGGTGGCCGACCAACCCTTTGATATGGCCTGCCGCGGCCGCTTTGCTAAGCATAGCGGACAGCAGGTGCATGGGTGGGGTGAGAGGCCCAGCAAGCCAAATTTGACTGAGATCAGTTGATTTTTGCAACGGACCACACTAAAAAACAAATAAATTGATGTGTCATCGCCTCATTGGACAGAAAAATTGACTTGGACTGAAATAAAAATCAGTCAACTGATGATTAGACAGCCCCTTTACATTTAATTCATAGTATTGTCCACAAAGTACACACACCAATTGATGCATGGTAAGCCTGATAAGAAAACTAAAGCTACGTTTTGTTGCATTTCAAGTaatactagcaaataatgcaagcCTTATTTCATACATAGTAAAATTTCACAAAGATAATGATCAAGCAAAGGTGCAGCAGAATGGGAGTGTCCGGATACATCTTTTGTTTGCACGGGGTAGTTGGCGCTTCTGTCGGTGGATGATTTCATGAACAGGCATGTACCGCATAATGTCTAGAGCTTGATAGGATTGACAAACAGTCGCTTAATCGTCCCCTCAAGACGGCTGCTAAACGTAAAGGCATCTGTCTTGTTATCATACATGAACGGCATGCTGATCGTTATATTTGCGACTCGCTGCACCGCCGGAAGCAGCAGCTCAGGGAGCTCAAAGTGTGCTTGGTTCGTAGTCTTCCATGCGTCTTCGATCAGAGAACCTATCTTGGCAATGGCGACCTCACTCGCCACGCCCTGCTCACTGATGTAACATTCCACGGAGCTGGCCACATCATTTTTGTTCTTCCCACGCTGTGAACAAACAAACAAATGCTCTCNNNNNNNNNNNNNNNNNNNNNNNNNNNNNNNNNNNNNNNNNNNNNNNNNNNNNNNNNNNNNNNNNNNNNNNNNNNNNNNNNNNNNNNNNNNNNNNNNNNNNNNNNNNNNNNNNNNNNNNNNNNNNNNNNNNNNNNNNNNNNNNNNNNNNNNNNNNNNNNNNNNNNNNNNNNNNNNNNNNNNNNNNNNNNNNNNNNNNNNNNNNNNNNNNNNNNNNCACGCCCCGtcctcccctccgccgccgcaggtagtcggcgccgggcaaagcccgtgcgtgcgACGCGGTGGCGGagggcctctcccctctcctccgGATCCATGGGTGGCGCGGGCACCCAGATCCGCGGAGGTGCGGCCCCCACTTCGGCCCACGGCGGCGCGGCGTCCCAGCGGCGGCGGCTGTGGTGGTGCCGGTGGGAATCGGCCGGATGCACAGGGGCGGCGGTGGCCAGGGCGGCGACCCCATGGCTGAGTGGCGGCGCGCCCGTTGGTCCGACCGGTTCCGGCTCGTCCCGAATCTGGTGACTACCGGACGGCGCGGGGGTgcggcggcccggcgtggccgACGATCTGGACACGGTGGTGCCGACGGCTCGCTGGTCTGCCGGAGATCCAGGAGTATCATCGTCTCCGACTCTATCTGCTACGGTTCGTGCTAGCTCTGGTACAGGGAGATTGTCGTCATCTCCCTGTGCTTGGTGcatggatctggcggcggcggctggatccTTTTGATCTAGTCTCCGACAAAGAAGGCGGCGGTCCGTGCACAAGAAGCTGGATGGAGTTcttcgaacagatctgggtgaaaacctgctcttggCTAGATGCCAAagccggcgatggcggcgttctacgacgtcgttcccttcttgaaggcatcgcagTGGAGAAGTTCTAGACTACTATCTGCTACCTCCGGAGGAAACCCTAGATCGATAGATCAGAAGAAGGCGGCACGAttgtgtcgtttcccccttgggggcgtctTTCTTGGAGGTGTAcgcgggctcgagggaccagtggacgacgtctttggtggagcggtgcttcatcataCACATGGATGGCGACAGATCTCAATGGCATGGCGCCCTGGAGATTAGGAGTCTGATGTGCGatgatggactcgtgcaggaggtcgacgctggctggcgtcgtggtggtgttggcagcagctagaccgggcaaggtcgatgcagcagtacagctctgaagatggattggtggcaagtggctgcggcggcctcatacccggcaagcgtcctggttgaggagcacgttagactggtgggtgcccatacccggcaggcgtcctggttgggacctcaggtcttagatgttaggtctggctacgatgtctgtttggtattaggcccaggctatgagcgccccttcatcaattggataggtgtagcgacagttgttgcttagatggtggctttagtcttactgttgtatgactttgtaaggttttgtgagaataattaataaagtggccgcatgcatcgcccagatgcagaggccgggggtcctcctccttttctaaaaaaataaaaaatcaaggGTGCCATCATGATCAAAGGATGAACAATATAGCCTGTAATCTTGGAGATGTAAAGTTCACCTTAAGTGAAGCTAGATCATTCATGAAGCGTGTCACCTCTGCACAAGCCCTGACAGCATCAGTGCAGCCGAGGGCCCATTCCAGTGCCTCCTTGGTTGCAGCATCGCCCATACCAACAAGCAACCCAACACATATCCATGGCCCGCCTGAGCAGACACTAGATACCTTCACTTGATCATTGAATCTTGGCTTGTGATTCTGATGAAACCATTCGGCTTCTTGGAGATAGTTGCTTGACAATATTTGAAACTACAAGTGAGAAAATGAAACCGTATTAGTACTTCTGATAAAAGATTTCGATATGTCGACGTCGTGGATATGAATGTAGAGAATTAATATTTGAAATATACATGTGTTTTTCGCTATTATGATATAGAATCAGATTTATTATCCACTTGGGCTGGGAGTACCTATATCAGTACTGAATTTCTAGTAAAACTTTTATCTCATATCGAAGTATATGATTTCTAGATCTAAACAGTATTACATATTTGTGCAGAGCATGCTGCATATGCAGCATAAAGTTCTGTGAACTGGAGATCTTCTGATGTGAAAAGTCTCAGCTCGTAGAGATAGTATTTTTTATACATTTACTACTATTTTTTTTAAGTCCCAAGTGCGGTAGGTGTTGTGAGAAAAAGGGTAAAATTTGTGACTGCGAGATACGGAAATATAAGGGAAAAATAAATATAGAATGTAAGGAAAATAGTCGTCGTTTGGTTGTGGGATGAGATCGATGTACCGCTTTTGTGCTAAAAGCCACCCGGTACTTATTATCCGGTTTCAATTCGTCCTCAAACTCCTTGAAGGTGCTCATCAGCTTGAGGTAGAACTTCTGTAAGTACTCTGGTAGAAAAGAAGTAGCACTCTCCTCCCATCTGCATACACATTAATTAGCTACGCCATTGAATGCAATTTTGCGAATCATGTTTTATTCTCAAATCAAGAAGATCAAGCAGCCCCAACCTTTGTATAGCTTCATTGAGCTGTCTACACTCCACCAAAGTAGCACGGACATCGTAAGTGTCGTCTGTCATTATTATTATTGCGATTATCTTGGCAAGAATCATGCTTGCACGTGTGTACTCTTTCTCATAGTATGCCGTATACGCCCAGAAGTAACACTCAACCACACGATCCCGCGAGTAGTTTAGCCCCACTTCTCTGTAAAGATTTTTCCACCATCTGAAAGTGAGTTTGTTGTTAGTGTTGTGTTCTGTAGAAACGATATTGCCGCTAGGTTCATTTTATGAGAACTATGACTGAAAGTTGTCTTTTGTTCCGGGAAAATACGAAAGGATTAGCATCCTAATATCAAGAACTTGATTTTTACCTATTCTTTAATGCCAGAACTTGTTGGACACGAAcgcggttgacattgatcaagcccctttcaaacttgagggagaagattgatgccatggtgcaatcaaacgagttaatgttgttgaagtcgttggagatcaagaaagagttggccgaaaGAAGGCAAAAGAGGagcaagaaaaatggcaaatgctcaaggaagaggggctgtGCAGAGTtgccattgaggagagaaaagtACGCGCCTTTGAAAACAAATCGCTGTCAttgttgctcgccgaagagaacaagatcatgtcaatgaaccgcaatgacatggacgacgtcaccaaaacatggcatgatatggcaaggagagagatcttgaagaggagaatggtcgcCTCGGCCGGTCCCTCTGCCAGTTCCGgtgatgttttctctgctccatacggtggcaatgtggatgatttcggtgcgggagttggaacaagcgacggaggtggctacggtggcgccgatgaacttcaagatggactccatggcgccgagtgaagatcgacccccaagatgatgccggacatgggcGCATACCTTTGCATGCCCTCTTTTGCGTAATGAATTTCGCTTTTATTCGCGCGCAAACTGTTTAtgtcatttgaatttgaacttgtttaTGAAACCCTATGacaaatttcagatttgcagttttTCTGTTCGCGGGTCGTTGCGCTGTTGCGCGAGCAAAACCCGCATatccgacccgtaaaaaagcatattccgcgaatatacttttttacgggtccGTTTGGGGGTCTGCATCTGAGCTAGCCCTCGTCGGCCCGCAAAAAcggttttgcgcgaactgcaaacgcattttgcggggtctgctagagttgctcttagtgtATACCCGGAGACACCCAAAAGCCTTGCTGCCTCAGTATGCGGAACCGAAGGACGACATGATGAAGGCTGGAGCTATTGAATTCACCAGCATGAGCGCTTCTTAATGTGGAGTcaattttttcatgaaaatgatgatCTACGCTTAGGTGTTGGAGTGTGTCTACAAGGTTCAGTTGCTCAACTATGGTACCGCACGAAAATAACCCGATTATTTTCTCCTTCAGTTGATTGGACCTCTCTGTCATCCTTTCCTCTGACATCTACATGGCATTACCAAAATATATGTtacacagtgttaactgaaaccaTGTCCATGGTGAAATTTATTTAACCATGTGACACACTACCGGAAAACGGTCCTACCCCGACGGCCAAAACAATGTCGACGGCTACCGTCGGCCTACTTGGAGCTATGCCGACAGCCTCGTCCTGGCCGTCGGCTTAGCCTGGCCGTCGGGCTACCCCGATCTaagccgacggcagccgtcggcacagAACGGCCGTCGGCCTAGCTGCGGACACgccgacagcagccgtcggcataCACCAGCCGTCGGCATACCAGTGGGGCCCGATGACCCCGCCTGTGACCAGCGGCTAACGCCGCCAAACCTATGCCGACGGTCGGGACGggcagccgtcggcatatctcCGCATGACACATCATCGATCCGCGGTGTAGATATGCCGACGGCGGCCGTAGGCATAGgcgccacgtcaccgatccgcggcaCGGCGCCCACCTAAACCCTGCCGtttctatgccgacggcaatgccgtcggcatagttattttttttcatatgtttttttacatatgtttttatgtttttttacatatgtttttatgctttttttACATATGTTTCTATTCTTTCTATGtattatatgaatatatatgtagtttgtaattttttccatagattatgaatatatatatagtttgtatttttttcgagcacgttaataatgtgccgtcatgttcttttgaatataggtccttatattttattaaaatcaaaactGCTATGACGACAGAAGTTttttggcggttgcaaacgcccggcacccgtctccggagtgtgaccccctcacgttcgcggtgtgccccctcacggacggcgccggcggcggcatCTGGAGGGCGGAAACAGCCGCATCAGGTGTATACAGAGGGGACGTTGCTCCCAAGTGTTTCtatgggatgacctaccacaaccgggtggtgttgtggcatgtccgaagaggcggcacgcatctccggggcgtgcccccccaacggacggcgccgccgccggcacctggaggggggaaacggatgcgtcgggtctacacggaggggatgtagctgtgggtttggcccggatgttgctctcaGGTGTCCCTCttggctgacctgacacaaccgggtggaaaggtccactgttcaaagcccgtccgtggaaggTCAAAGGGCTagattgtcggatgtggggttccgggaAACCCTTATGGtgcgaacactggggtgcgcgcgaagtctctccctcctaccgatctacgctctagctcgctaagatctcgcggacgaactcgacgaactcgcaacacagaaagacacgaggtttatactggttcgggccaccgttgtggtgtaataccctactccagtgtggtggtggtggattgcctcttgggctgatgatgaacagtacaagggaagaacagcctcctgaggttgaggtgttcttgtggcgtatgaacttgtggcgtgaggattcgatgcctctactgtggtggctagctctacttatataggccctggtcctcttcccaaatatcaagcgggaagggagccaacaacggcgggcaaatttgaagggggacagctagtacaagctatcctgacaaaagcggtcttcgcatgcgaaaagctctggggtgacgtcgtcttgggctccacgatgacctccgccttgccgtcctcctggtcttggtctcgttgcaccaatatggcaacctttgccggatgcctcggtactcttcgcctgcgctggcctccttagcaccaaagaggaaatagggacgctGTGCGCACTGGCTCCCGCCTGGCAcacgcctggtaccgttcgtcatggctcacgtcacgaaagcctcatgaggtttgccttgccttgatatctccgctcctcgtgagcctgcttggctaggccactccagaggcggtcttgtgtcgtccgcctcgcgaggcttggaccctcgcgagggtcttgggtgccttgttgacgaagatgggccgtaggGCCTGCTGCTTGGccgcgctgtgggccgcaggcaggcaagactggggacccccgttcccagaacgccgacagtagcccccgggcccaaggtgcgctcgggcttggcttcgtggcgaagccaagggtcaagttcggagcactgcggggcccaaaagcctgcggcctcggtcgacgcgtggcggttgattggacgtgggcgtctccgcttccccacgctgcctcggcaattgcacgacttgacaagtccctgcgacatgcaaggaaaaccatcattacctgcgatcgtgggagacgccggttggccttctcttgctataaatggggagggggggcggagcccccgttgcccatctcttcctt
This region of Triticum aestivum cultivar Chinese Spring chromosome 2D, IWGSC CS RefSeq v2.1, whole genome shotgun sequence genomic DNA includes:
- the LOC123055678 gene encoding tau-cadinol synthase-like — protein: MASHDATATATVPEMAPVFHPIVWGDFFINYNPEPLQMSEERMTERSNQLKEKIIGLFSCGTIVEQLNLVDTLQHLSVDHHFHEKIDSTLRSAHAGEFNSSSLHHVVLRFRILRQQGFWVSPEHNTNNKLTFRWWKNLYREVGLNYSRDRVVECYFWAYTAYYEKEYTRASMILAKIIAIIIMTDDTYDVRATLVECRQWEESATSFLPEYLQKFYLKLMSTFKEFEDELKPDNKYRVAFSTKAFQILSSNYLQEAEWFHQNHKPRFNDQVKVSSVCSGGPWICVGLLVGMGDAATKEALEWALGCTDAVRACAEVTRFMNDLASLKRGKNKNDVASSVECYISEQGVASEVAIAKIGSLIEDAWKTTNQAHFELPELLLPAVQRVANITISMPFMYDNKTDAFTFSSRLEGTIKRLFVNPIKL